The sequence GCATTATTACCACAGCAAACCATGGCTTGTTGTAGCTTCAGTCCATTTCCACCAAGCTAAAGCATTCATGTAATATATTATGGGTTGCACAACATCTGGTGTCCTTTGGGAGGACGTAATATGAAATGTATTGAAACCTATGGGACTAACACCTTCACACTTCAAGGGAGTATACTGTTTGTTTAATGTACTTTTATAGCAGCCACTATACTAGAATCAGGATGTGAAAATTAGAAAGACACGCTGTATTGTGATCGAGAAATCAGTGATCTTGTGTCAAATAGTAGTGATATCTTAAGTTTTAAAGCCTGCATCTTTGATTCCTAAAACAAGGTATTTTAACTCTCATAAGTATAGAGGATCGTAAGGCAACAATACATGACCACTAAAGCTACTGTGACAGGTGAAATGATTGCCTCGTATCGATAGAATCACAGCGATGGAAGATCGCCTGATGAAATATTGCATAGCAGCATTTTTCTCATTGAGGTCTTCTAGTTGCTTACAACACAGCAAATCTCTATAGGCTTCAATGCATTTTAAAGATACAAGACGTTGTACAATCACAATTATTATCCAGTAATTAGCTTATGCAATACTGTTGAAGCCACCATAAAACTGCTCTGTCAGCAAGTTGTGGTTGTCTATAGACGATAATTATGAAacttataaataaataatttcagtacTGCAATAACAAGATAGCTTGTCTCAGCTAGGCACTTGGATAGCTTGTAGCAAATCTGGTTAAGACTCACCCAAGACTGACGATGAAGTTGTAGAGTGCTGTTCTGCTACAATATGCTCCAAAGAAACACTAGCATACACAAACATGACATCCACCCTTGAGCTTGATTAATTTCTCAGTTACCTTTGCAGCGTTTTGCTTATCAGAGAAGTCTGAAAATGACTAAATTACTGGATTCCATTCAGATGATTTGTGGAACACAGGATTATAAATAATTCATGCAAAGAACTCATAAATAGTGTTGCATAGTATTTTGCCCAAAAGAGGATAGATTTTATAGTAGGCCTGTGATATACCGTCACATAAAAACAATAATTTATTATTCTTGAATGTCCCCTAATTTGACTTATGACTTTTGAGTTCAGTGAGCCTCCTGACTGTTATTCATTGAGCAAGTTTTCTTTACATATTTTATaggtgaatgctttattaggagTTTGCAGAAAATCCACTGCAATCCCTATCATGAATcactaccatggttcatgatagaACACTATTATTATTTGCATCACACCAAAATACCATAACTACACCaagacattgggttacattaAACTCTAGGTCAAACATAAtaacacctgcagctatatctGAATTCCAATCCAAGTTTAGATAATTTGCTATAAATTAAAATCTTATAAACTTAATTGCATATAGAATATTAGCACTATTCCTTAAAATTCAAAGCAGAACAAAACTTTTAGACACAAtgtgctgtaatagctacactATACTTCTTGTCATTACAACATGAGCTTGCATGATTGTAGATAAGCAAATTCTGCTTACCAGCTAGCAATCCTTTCTCATTTATCATCAGCCGAGAGTAGTTCTCCAATTCAGTACAAATATCAATCATGGTACGACCAGGCTTGATCACCGTCTGCATGTACTTGCGGATGTGTCTGTGTGCCTCTGCAGCTTGACGTATGTCGTTGTAAAGATCAGCTTGTGCACGTTCAAGTGCTCGCTTCTCTTCACTTGTCACTCTCTGCTGTGCTGCTACATCACTGCTACTATAAGGCATCTCTAGTCCCTTGGGGTACTCCCCATTTGGATACAACTCACATATTGGAATAGACGGAGGGTAAGTCTGCTTCTTTACCGGCTTAATATCTGTAGGCTCCTTGTATGTTCCATCATATAACAATAACATGTCAGTTTTAGGTATGACTTGAGCGTCAGCATCTTTAGCTGCTgccttctttttctttttctccTTTTTATGAGTCTCTGCAGGATTATCTGTCACAATGTCAATTCCATTCACTATAGCACATGCTCCGGAGTCTTCTTTATTATCATCCACTAGTTCGACCCGGCTGGTTACACTATCCCCCGCCGGTTTCttccttttctttttcttcttcttaggCTTTTGGTCGGCAGCAGTGGCAGTCACTTCGTTTTCACCTTCTGCCTTGTCTGACAAGCGTTCCTGCGTTTCTCCAAGGTCCACTTCTACTACAACGTCTGGTGGTTGACCCATAGTAATGCCTTCTACAGTCGCCATTGAACCAGCTAAAGTGTAATAAACAGCTACAAAAGCATGGGATGGTGATTGTGCAACATCCGGACACCGGATGTTGCACAATCCCAGATTTATAATTCCGGCATGCACTATAGTACTTTCTGACACTCTACAATACCAGTAGTTACTATTGACATTCAACAACCACAATTTCATCAGCCAAGTAGTTCAGTATCAGCCCCAGTGTCAATAACCATTGCTGATATCAAGGAACCGCACTAACATGTTGCAAAGGTTGCCATTGGTATGTGTGTTAGTACAGCATGTGTATACACCTATTCAAGTAGCTGTACCTTACAACCTATACAACACAAGCACTAATAAACATACATAAGAAACTTTCAAAATTAAGAAAggtgcaaaattacactatacaAGCAAGCAGCCAGTCAATAGTTAATAGTCGTCACCTCTGCTGATGACCTCCTTACAAGTTGGCCTCAATAAGATTGTGTGTTCATATTGAGCAGTGTACGATCCCTTTACATCACAGAGAGGGGGGTATGCACAGACAATCCCTACATCACAGAGATTCTTCAATGCCATGAGATACTTAGTTTGGCCAAGGCGATCCAACCATCGTCTGCAGAATGCCAGAGTGCCGAAATTCTGATTAACAACATGTAGCAATTGCTTTGATCTTGCTATTCTCAAAGGGACATGGCCAGCATCAAAGTCTTTCATGTAATGAGAGCATTCCATGTCATCATGTACAACTCCCCTGCCTGTTGAACCAAATGTTTCTATGGCAAAGAATTCACCTTCTTCCATCCGAGTTGCGTCACCACCTTTAACAATGGGTACTGTCTTGCCTGCATGAATGTTGTATGGGCCAATAGAGTGGCCATTGAGATTCCTTATCGGTTTAACCTGGTAGGTCTTGCCATCTAGTTCAACCTCGTATGACTCCATAACTTCTTGAATACGTTCCCCAACATCACATAGTCGAGCATCAATTCCGGCCTCTTTGATTCCTGTGTACGTGGCATCTTTGACTGCTGCCATGAGTTGCTCATACTTGGGGTTGAAGGCGACAGTGAAAGCACAGTCAATTATACGACCATTGATGTGTGTACCAAAGTCAATCTTGCAAACATCATCATATTGTAGCACAGTGGTGTCCCCAGCATTAGGAGTGTAGTGGGCAGCACAGTGGTTGAGTGAACAACCAGTTGGGAATGCCAAACCTGAAATAATGGAAACACATTGAAACACTGTAATGAAGATAATAGAAACACACCGTCACACAAcacataatcatacagtatggtactactgtatattagggatcatgaaggttcaaacttttctggccaaaaatgttCATACATTACTGTTATACTGACCGACTaaatgccttcagccaagcataactttaCTGTAAGGCTACATGGTTGGTTTCTTTACTGTTCGATGTTCCTTtggcctgagatgtgccttttcgctaACCGCAGCAGTTACAATACATGCATAATGGACTTACCCTTATGCTCCttaacatagctagctaggGTAGCGATAGAACATAGCAGTGGAATTGCCATTTTGTTGTTGGTTCAAGAAGTTGCTATATAGGATGTGGGAGATCAGCTGCTGTACTAATGGTTACCCAGACTAAAATGCTATATAATAGCTTCTTGTATAGGCAGGCAAAGAAATTAGCATTGTCGATGTTTCGCACTTTGTTCagccctgataaccacctgcctcTAACCAGAACACTAATTT comes from Dysidea avara chromosome 4, odDysAvar1.4, whole genome shotgun sequence and encodes:
- the LOC136252878 gene encoding methionine aminopeptidase 2-like, producing MATTCVVDSAVDDFTPDTTGPQPDDVAVTVKKLELVETQERLSDDKEGENDATAAAADPKPKKKKKKKKKPAGDGAASQVEPVEDDKEESGACALVNGDNPEETQTQKKKKKKKKAAAKDADAQVIPKTDMLLLYDGTYKEPTDIKPVKKQTYPPSIPICELYPNGEYPKGLEMPYSSTDVAAQQRVTSEEKRALERAQADLYNDIRQAAEAHRHVRKYMQTVIKPGRTMIDICTELENYSRLMINEKGLLAGLAFPTGCSLNHCAAHYTPNAGDTTVLQYDDVCKIDFGTHINGRIIDCAFTVAFNPKYEQLMAAVKDATYTGIKEAGIDARLCDVGERIQEVMESYEVELDGKTYQVKPIRNLNGHSIGPYNIHAGKTVPIVKGGDATRMEEGEFFAIETFGSTGRGVVHDDMECSHYMKDFDAGHVPLRIARSKQLLHVVNQNFGTLAFCRRWLDRLGQTKYLMALKNLCDVGIVCAYPPLCDVKGSYTAQYEHTILLRPTCKEVISRGDDY